The Neorhodopirellula lusitana genome contains a region encoding:
- a CDS encoding CBS domain-containing protein translates to MGTTTTTQSPLLVSSVMQHRLVKLHENDTIQDAVEKLNDNHVSALPVVNDDDQLVGILTVTDLLRLVQDAEQSLEDRMTIYENCYWLTELIRDTLGNNEVTTAMSVKPITASADEPLERVANLMLDHKVHHIPITTDGKQLVGMVSSLDFVRLAATPA, encoded by the coding sequence ATGGGCACCACCACGACCACCCAATCGCCACTTCTGGTCAGCAGCGTGATGCAGCACCGCCTTGTTAAGCTGCATGAAAACGACACGATCCAAGACGCCGTCGAGAAACTGAACGACAACCACGTGTCTGCATTGCCCGTGGTCAACGATGACGACCAGCTGGTGGGCATTCTGACGGTCACGGATTTACTGCGATTGGTTCAGGACGCCGAGCAATCGCTGGAGGATCGGATGACGATCTATGAGAACTGTTACTGGCTGACCGAATTGATCCGCGACACGTTGGGTAATAACGAAGTCACCACGGCGATGTCAGTAAAACCAATCACCGCCAGCGCCGACGAACCACTGGAACGAGTTGCCAATTTGATGCTCGATCACAAAGTGCATCACATTCCCATCACAACCGACGGCAAACAATTAGTGGGGATGGTGTCATCCCTCGACTTCGTACGTCTGGCGGCCACGCCTGCTTGA
- a CDS encoding cyclic nucleotide-binding and patatin-like phospholipase domain-containing protein, with product MQNDSEGAFDERIIVELKRLPWCQRLSDSAIADIAAVGEYVHLKEGAIVHLADQTLTSVFFVVDGRLLASVMDRFGNCVLERELTRGTAFGLLSIAQPDQASSNVVATEPTTGIRLGIAALAKLASTHTDLQMNLYRLAGNIARQIVMVDRTKRQPKRVSIVHQSPACRQLTPALLKRLKQLDETLCVLRDDPEWHPVEDVPFRLLFVDGKLIGEHERQTQLDEWSDIGRIFIDLDAQHEQLQLVHLMSVADRVLWCVQPSDAHAALNIIKSLQSLVAGWREKICLVWLLDDETTIPPYFPEVADLVERDFKISFAKAASNQGGLLPSGVERIVHHLRGIQIGIALGGGAARGMAHLGVLKVLEDNGIYVDMMAGTSAGAMTGVLYSSGMSVDYTIESFKKDLRLPWYFRCLPGGSYWYLLVKYRRGGFAPMLRKYLGNARLEQLPLPMCTVTVDLVRGRPVVREVGDAVRCILESINIPGFSVPIVGDGEALIDGGIVNNIPADVLVDKGCNFVIVSSVTAKLEAEFAGICADQPGKTRTSLSVLNVLMRASMVQNFNMNSVGVQPADFIIEPDVTAFDLSEFERTDELAAVGESSTSEVLEMLKQQLSKLDSKLFPWDS from the coding sequence ATGCAGAACGATAGCGAGGGAGCGTTCGATGAACGGATCATTGTCGAACTGAAGCGATTGCCCTGGTGCCAGCGTTTAAGTGATTCAGCCATCGCTGACATTGCGGCGGTGGGCGAGTATGTCCATTTGAAAGAAGGTGCCATCGTTCATCTCGCCGATCAGACATTGACCTCCGTTTTCTTTGTCGTCGATGGACGCCTGCTTGCCTCCGTCATGGATCGGTTCGGAAACTGCGTCCTCGAACGCGAATTGACCCGAGGTACTGCGTTCGGCTTGCTTTCGATTGCACAGCCCGACCAAGCAAGCTCCAATGTGGTCGCGACCGAGCCAACCACAGGAATCCGGCTAGGCATTGCAGCACTCGCGAAACTCGCGAGCACACACACTGACCTGCAGATGAACCTCTATCGGCTGGCTGGCAACATCGCTCGTCAGATCGTGATGGTGGACCGAACCAAACGGCAACCCAAGCGGGTGAGCATCGTACATCAATCTCCCGCCTGTCGTCAGCTAACGCCCGCGTTACTAAAACGACTCAAACAGTTGGATGAAACGCTGTGTGTCTTGCGCGATGACCCTGAATGGCATCCCGTCGAAGACGTGCCGTTTCGCTTGCTGTTTGTTGATGGGAAATTGATTGGCGAACACGAGCGTCAAACGCAGCTGGATGAGTGGTCGGATATCGGTCGCATTTTTATCGACCTGGATGCCCAACACGAGCAATTACAACTGGTTCACTTGATGAGCGTCGCGGACCGCGTGTTGTGGTGTGTCCAACCCAGTGACGCTCACGCCGCACTAAACATCATCAAGTCATTGCAATCGCTGGTCGCCGGTTGGCGTGAAAAAATCTGCTTGGTTTGGTTGCTCGACGACGAAACGACGATTCCGCCCTATTTCCCCGAAGTCGCCGATCTCGTTGAACGCGATTTCAAAATCTCATTTGCGAAAGCAGCATCGAATCAGGGAGGACTACTTCCATCGGGAGTGGAGCGGATCGTCCACCATCTTCGCGGGATTCAAATCGGAATCGCTCTTGGCGGTGGAGCCGCCCGCGGCATGGCTCATCTGGGCGTATTGAAAGTGCTTGAAGACAATGGCATCTACGTCGACATGATGGCGGGCACAAGCGCCGGTGCAATGACAGGTGTCCTCTACTCGTCTGGGATGAGCGTCGATTACACCATCGAAAGTTTCAAGAAAGACCTGCGTCTGCCGTGGTACTTTCGATGTTTGCCAGGCGGTAGTTATTGGTACTTGTTAGTCAAATACAGAAGAGGCGGATTCGCTCCCATGCTGCGAAAGTATCTTGGCAACGCGCGGCTGGAACAATTACCGCTTCCGATGTGTACCGTGACCGTCGATTTGGTTCGCGGCAGGCCGGTCGTCCGAGAAGTGGGCGATGCGGTACGATGTATCCTCGAAAGCATCAACATTCCGGGTTTTTCGGTACCAATCGTGGGCGATGGCGAGGCCTTGATCGATGGCGGTATCGTCAACAACATTCCGGCAGACGTCTTGGTCGATAAAGGATGCAATTTTGTGATCGTCTCAAGCGTAACGGCGAAGTTAGAAGCTGAGTTCGCTGGGATTTGTGCTGACCAACCGGGTAAGACACGGACTTCGCTTTCGGTCTTGAACGTGCTGATGCGAGCCAGCATGGTGCAAAACTTCAACATGAACTCCGTCGGAGTTCAGCCTGCCGATTTCATCATTGAACCTGATGTCACAGCGTTTGATCTATCCGAATTTGAACGCACCGATGAATTGGCTGCGGTAGGTGAAAGCTCAACAAGTGAGGTGCTGGAGATGTTAAAACAACAACTGTCCAAGTTGGATAGCAAGTTGTTTCCATGGGACTCGTAG
- a CDS encoding c-type cytochrome, whose translation MKTIHILLGLLLFGLAGCTPDPKSGKGFTLPEGDITRGKDAFEQLNCQACHNVVGVSFNDPEKSPDSETSDQKIVVLGGSKTRVQTYGDLVTSIINPSHRFARGYDQADIAMEGESKMRNYNDVITVQQLIDLVAFLESHYSVKPYEPTRYSPYLF comes from the coding sequence ATGAAGACGATTCATATTCTTTTAGGGTTGCTGCTTTTCGGACTTGCCGGATGCACACCCGACCCGAAATCGGGAAAGGGGTTCACGCTGCCCGAAGGAGACATAACGCGCGGCAAAGATGCGTTCGAGCAATTGAATTGCCAAGCTTGCCACAACGTGGTCGGCGTGTCATTCAATGATCCGGAAAAGTCGCCTGATTCTGAGACCTCGGATCAAAAGATCGTCGTGTTGGGTGGTTCGAAAACCAGAGTTCAAACTTATGGCGACTTGGTCACGTCGATCATTAACCCCTCGCATCGATTCGCCAGAGGATACGACCAAGCGGACATCGCAATGGAAGGCGAATCCAAAATGCGAAACTACAACGATGTGATAACCGTTCAGCAACTGATCGACTTAGTCGCGTTTTTAGAATCACACTACTCGGTGAAACCGTATGAACCTACGCGGTACAGCCCCTACCTTTTCTGA
- a CDS encoding serine/threonine protein kinase — protein sequence MSQDSSVNQSRISRLRSLTGAALTTNLLTPKRMWLGPALTAIVIAIVGWMAHRSVESSVKTNLAEQLQALLNADLATLEFWFEERRINARSMARMKRVSESVAQLSLTAQQATPEEVTVALLTSSEMGELRERMRPLLESGRIEGFVVIDQSGMVIGRDQNTAIGNTTLVERFRPVLAPVFAGTTIVIPPFPSVLPQVDTDGSMRSGVPTMAVASPVNANDGKPIAALCLMLDPAKEFTRILRVARYGKSGETYAFNAEGLMISGSRFDNELKKVGLLADDERTRSVLNVQIRDPGVDLIQGNRPTLRGSEQALTRMAASATSGKDGFDVDGYRDYRGVRVVGAWKWLPREKIGIATEVDAAEAFQPLYALRRAFGALAGLLGLTTIGLGGLAVYASRLELNARRSALEAKRLGQYALDEKLGAGGMGVVYRAHHDMLHRPTAIKLLHVDKTDEQAIARFEREVQLTSQLTHPNTIAIYDYGRTPEGIFYYVMEYLDGISLHDLVERFGPLPEDRVNHILRQLCGSLSEAHGMGLIHRDIKPANIMLTKCGGMCDFVKLLDFGLVKSQNAGRNVTLAGSLTGTPLYMSPEAIQQDELDARSDLYAVGAVGYFLLTGTPVFDGKSIVDICKQHVHETPQRPSERFGKPIDEQLQTLILGCLAKRPDERPINAELCEQALLGCPSANCWTQVQAKAWWTAHLAADPFAGDTEVGSQEVTASIDVTLDTDIALDAGGPANQKQAGEDR from the coding sequence ATGAGCCAAGATTCCTCTGTAAACCAGTCCCGCATTTCGAGGTTGCGATCGCTGACCGGGGCGGCGCTGACCACCAATCTGCTCACGCCGAAGCGGATGTGGCTTGGGCCAGCGCTGACCGCCATTGTGATTGCGATCGTAGGATGGATGGCGCATCGATCGGTTGAGAGTTCGGTCAAAACAAACCTTGCCGAACAACTTCAAGCGTTACTCAACGCCGATCTGGCCACCCTGGAGTTTTGGTTTGAGGAACGACGCATTAACGCGCGTTCCATGGCGAGAATGAAACGTGTCAGTGAGTCGGTCGCACAACTGTCCTTGACCGCACAACAAGCCACTCCGGAGGAGGTCACTGTCGCGCTCTTGACGAGCAGCGAAATGGGAGAACTTCGAGAACGGATGCGTCCTCTACTTGAGTCAGGCCGCATCGAAGGATTTGTTGTGATCGACCAGAGTGGCATGGTGATCGGACGGGATCAAAATACAGCGATCGGAAACACGACGCTCGTGGAACGCTTTCGACCTGTCCTTGCCCCGGTCTTTGCAGGAACCACCATCGTCATACCACCATTCCCAAGTGTGCTGCCACAAGTGGACACAGATGGTTCGATGCGATCAGGTGTGCCAACCATGGCGGTGGCGAGCCCGGTCAATGCCAATGATGGCAAACCGATTGCCGCACTTTGTTTAATGCTGGATCCAGCGAAGGAGTTCACCAGGATTCTTCGAGTGGCGCGTTACGGGAAGAGCGGTGAAACGTACGCGTTCAATGCCGAGGGATTAATGATCAGCGGCAGCCGTTTTGATAATGAACTGAAGAAAGTTGGTTTGCTTGCAGACGACGAACGGACGCGTTCGGTGCTGAATGTTCAGATTCGCGATCCAGGCGTCGATCTCATCCAGGGAAACAGACCGACACTCCGCGGGTCGGAGCAGGCTCTGACTCGGATGGCGGCCTCGGCTACCAGCGGCAAGGATGGCTTCGACGTCGATGGCTACCGCGACTATCGCGGCGTCCGCGTGGTGGGTGCATGGAAATGGTTGCCCCGAGAAAAGATCGGAATTGCGACGGAAGTGGATGCTGCGGAAGCCTTTCAGCCGCTGTATGCTTTGCGTCGCGCGTTCGGAGCCTTGGCCGGATTGCTGGGGTTGACCACGATTGGGCTTGGTGGGCTCGCGGTTTATGCGTCGCGATTAGAACTTAACGCTCGGCGGTCTGCGCTCGAAGCGAAGCGACTTGGTCAATATGCCCTGGATGAAAAACTCGGTGCCGGTGGAATGGGCGTGGTTTACCGCGCTCACCATGACATGCTCCATCGGCCGACCGCTATCAAGCTGCTGCATGTGGATAAGACCGACGAACAAGCGATCGCTCGGTTTGAACGCGAGGTGCAACTGACCAGCCAATTGACGCATCCCAACACGATCGCGATCTACGACTACGGTCGCACTCCGGAAGGCATTTTCTATTACGTGATGGAGTATCTGGACGGAATCTCGCTGCATGATTTAGTTGAGCGTTTTGGACCGCTGCCCGAGGATCGAGTGAATCACATCTTGCGGCAACTTTGCGGCTCACTCTCGGAAGCTCACGGCATGGGCTTGATCCATCGCGACATCAAGCCGGCCAACATCATGCTGACAAAATGTGGTGGTATGTGTGACTTTGTTAAATTGCTCGACTTCGGGTTAGTGAAATCCCAAAACGCGGGTCGCAATGTGACGCTTGCCGGATCACTGACTGGAACTCCGCTGTACATGTCGCCCGAGGCCATCCAGCAAGACGAGCTTGACGCACGCAGTGATCTGTATGCTGTCGGCGCGGTGGGATACTTCCTGCTGACGGGCACGCCGGTCTTCGACGGAAAGAGCATCGTCGACATCTGCAAACAGCATGTGCACGAAACTCCGCAGCGTCCTTCCGAGCGATTTGGCAAACCGATCGATGAACAATTGCAGACGTTAATCCTTGGTTGTTTAGCGAAACGGCCCGACGAACGACCGATAAACGCCGAGTTGTGCGAGCAAGCATTACTGGGTTGCCCGTCGGCGAATTGCTGGACGCAGGTGCAAGCCAAAGCTTGGTGGACAGCACACCTAGCAGCCGATCCGTTTGCAGGCGACACCGAAGTCGGCTCACAAGAAGTCACCGCCAGCATTGATGTCACCTTGGACACCGATATCGCCCTGGACGCAGGAGGGCCGGCGAATCAAAAGCAGGCAGGGGAAGACAGATAA